From one Henriciella marina DSM 19595 genomic stretch:
- a CDS encoding methionine biosynthesis protein MetW: protein MAELRQVRADHKAIAERVEPGARVLDVGCGDGALLALLKRDRQVRARGLELSSETAGIALARGLSVIQGDADSDLEIFPDDGFDFAILSQAIQQMRRPANVLRELARIAPDVIVSFRNYGLWSRRLSLMRTGRMPGPGWSNADNILQPTTALDMIELARGLNLKTVAMAPVHGKTVGAFRNSGLKRLNWGADEVILHLRRA, encoded by the coding sequence ATGGCAGAGCTGCGTCAGGTCCGCGCCGATCACAAGGCAATCGCCGAGCGTGTCGAACCGGGCGCCCGCGTGCTTGATGTCGGCTGCGGCGATGGCGCGCTGCTGGCGCTCCTCAAGCGCGACCGTCAGGTCCGCGCCCGCGGGCTGGAGCTGTCCAGCGAAACGGCAGGCATCGCACTAGCCCGCGGCCTCTCCGTCATTCAGGGCGACGCCGACAGCGACCTTGAAATCTTCCCGGATGATGGCTTCGATTTCGCCATCCTCTCGCAGGCCATCCAGCAGATGCGCCGCCCGGCAAACGTCCTGCGGGAGCTTGCGCGTATTGCGCCGGACGTCATCGTCTCTTTCAGGAATTACGGTCTCTGGTCGCGGCGTCTTTCATTGATGCGGACAGGCCGGATGCCGGGGCCGGGCTGGAGCAATGCCGACAACATCCTGCAGCCGACCACGGCGCTCGACATGATCGAGCTTGCGCGCGGCCTCAACCTCAAGACCGTGGCCATGGCGCCTGTGCACGGGAAAACCGTTGGCGCCTTCCGGAATTCAGGTCTCAAGCGCCTGAACTGGGGCGCCGACGAGGTCATCCTTCACCTGCGCCGCGCCTGA
- a CDS encoding P-II family nitrogen regulator, which translates to MKLITAIFKPSRLDAVIDALSEAGVAGLTVSEVRGYGRQQGKTEVYRGAEYEVRLLPKVKVEVACATGDIDRLAEAIISAANTGTIGDGKIFVSGLDSVTRIRTGEKNEQALSG; encoded by the coding sequence ATGAAATTAATCACCGCTATCTTCAAACCGAGCAGGCTTGATGCTGTCATCGACGCGCTCAGCGAAGCCGGTGTTGCCGGTCTGACCGTCTCCGAAGTCCGTGGCTATGGACGCCAGCAGGGCAAGACAGAGGTCTATCGCGGCGCTGAGTATGAAGTGCGTCTGCTGCCGAAAGTGAAGGTAGAAGTCGCCTGCGCGACCGGCGATATCGACCGGCTGGCCGAAGCAATCATCAGCGCGGCAAATACCGGCACAATCGGCGACGGCAAGATCTTCGTCTCCGGCCTCGACAGCGTGACCCGTATCCGGACCGGCGAGAAGAACGAGCAGGCGCTCAGCGGCTGA
- a CDS encoding class I SAM-dependent methyltransferase: MRLTAGDLESFYASPLGETVCYLLLKRLNDLWGDCSGQSVLGMGYAHPLLAGVSATAKSCMAVTPHLGPASYWAGTERGVSACLAEEDRLPFADGSFDRVILLHAVEEAESPRAVMREAWRVLAPEGRALIVVANRKGLWSLSESTPFGHGRPWTRRQLIQWLNDHVFQVTASTTAVHIPPLNWKFLTHAADGFENVGAVAAPGLGGAVMVEAVKHLYAKPGGGAVAPIASRAGRRKGVAQLPRNEAARCSGRERPISHIDRPDAARFHQHR; encoded by the coding sequence ATGCGACTGACAGCCGGCGATCTCGAAAGCTTTTATGCCTCCCCCCTCGGGGAGACGGTCTGCTATCTGCTGCTCAAACGCCTGAACGACCTCTGGGGTGACTGTTCGGGTCAGTCGGTTCTGGGCATGGGATATGCCCACCCACTGCTCGCTGGCGTCTCTGCAACGGCGAAATCCTGCATGGCGGTGACGCCGCATCTGGGGCCTGCAAGCTACTGGGCGGGCACCGAGCGCGGCGTATCGGCCTGTCTGGCCGAGGAAGACAGGCTGCCCTTTGCGGATGGATCGTTCGACCGGGTCATCCTGCTGCATGCCGTTGAAGAGGCCGAAAGCCCGCGGGCTGTCATGCGCGAAGCCTGGCGGGTACTCGCGCCGGAAGGCCGGGCCCTGATCGTCGTGGCTAACCGCAAGGGGCTCTGGTCCCTGAGCGAGAGTACGCCTTTCGGTCATGGCCGCCCGTGGACACGCCGCCAGCTGATCCAGTGGCTGAACGATCATGTGTTCCAGGTCACCGCGAGCACGACCGCAGTCCACATTCCGCCGCTGAACTGGAAATTCCTGACCCATGCCGCGGACGGTTTCGAGAATGTCGGCGCGGTCGCGGCCCCCGGTCTTGGCGGCGCGGTCATGGTCGAAGCGGTAAAACATCTATATGCAAAACCGGGCGGCGGTGCCGTCGCACCTATCGCCAGCCGGGCAGGCAGGCGCAAAGGTGTGGCACAATTGCCTAGAAATGAGGCAGCACGTTGCAGTGGTCGGGAACGTCCAATTTCTCACATTGACCGTCCCGATGCAGCGCGCTTTCATCAACATCGTTGA
- the gloB gene encoding hydroxyacylglutathione hydrolase, with product MIEIHQFPCLKDNYGFLAHDQTSGTTVAIDTPDGEKYLAEADSLGWTIDEIWNTHWHPDHAGGNELIKKATGCRIFGPAGESEKIPGIDAELSGGDKIRIGDILVEIIDVPGHTLGHIAYHIPAAKTAFVGDALFALGCGRVFEGDAKMMWASLSRLKELPPSTVIYCAHEYTQANARFALSVDPENPALTSYAQEVEMKRQRGDWTVPTVLSRELEANPFLRADDKELQAAMGHAGDPVATFAEIRARKDSF from the coding sequence ATGATAGAAATTCACCAGTTTCCCTGCCTGAAAGACAATTACGGCTTTCTTGCGCACGACCAGACATCCGGCACCACTGTCGCGATCGATACGCCCGATGGCGAGAAATATCTTGCAGAGGCCGACAGCCTGGGCTGGACCATTGATGAGATATGGAACACGCATTGGCATCCAGACCATGCTGGCGGCAATGAGCTGATCAAGAAAGCGACCGGTTGCAGGATATTCGGCCCGGCAGGCGAGTCCGAAAAGATCCCCGGCATCGACGCAGAGCTTTCCGGCGGCGACAAGATCCGCATCGGCGACATTTTGGTCGAAATCATCGACGTGCCCGGCCACACGCTCGGCCACATCGCTTACCATATCCCGGCAGCGAAGACCGCTTTTGTCGGCGATGCCCTGTTCGCGCTTGGCTGCGGCCGCGTCTTTGAAGGCGACGCCAAGATGATGTGGGCGAGCCTTTCTCGCCTGAAGGAGCTGCCGCCCAGCACCGTTATCTACTGCGCACATGAGTATACGCAGGCCAATGCCCGCTTTGCTCTCAGCGTCGATCCGGAAAATCCGGCCCTGACCTCCTATGCACAGGAAGTCGAGATGAAGCGCCAGCGCGGCGACTGGACTGTGCCAACCGTCCTCTCGCGCGAACTGGAAGCCAACCCGTTCCTGCGCGCCGATGATAAAGAGCTTCAGGCCGCGATGGGCCACGCCGGTGACCCGGTCGCGACCTTTGCCGAAATCCGCGCCCGCAAGGACAGTTTCTGA
- a CDS encoding cupin domain-containing protein, with protein MPAISGDLGTNEIIRLLGLKPHPEGGHYAEMYRSEGEGRAACTTIYYLLQADEVSAWHRVDADEVWAWHAGGPLALTISPPDGKGAKAHMLGPDIRTRQRPQCVVPKDYWQTAESLGAWTLVSCFVAPGFDFAGFEMAPENWRPEV; from the coding sequence ATGCCTGCGATCTCCGGCGATCTGGGCACTAATGAAATCATCCGGCTGCTCGGCCTGAAACCTCATCCCGAGGGCGGCCACTATGCGGAGATGTACCGCTCTGAAGGTGAGGGCCGCGCGGCCTGTACGACGATCTACTATCTGCTGCAGGCAGACGAAGTCTCAGCCTGGCACCGCGTCGATGCTGACGAGGTGTGGGCCTGGCACGCGGGCGGGCCGCTCGCGCTGACGATATCCCCACCAGATGGCAAAGGCGCGAAGGCCCATATGCTCGGCCCGGACATCCGCACCCGCCAGCGCCCGCAATGCGTCGTCCCGAAGGATTACTGGCAGACCGCTGAAAGCCTTGGCGCCTGGACCCTCGTCAGCTGCTTCGTCGCGCCCGGCTTCGACTTTGCCGGCTTCGAAATGGCCCCGGAAAACTGGCGCCCAGAGGTTTAG
- a CDS encoding SDR family NAD(P)-dependent oxidoreductase encodes MANRFDGKVVCITGAAKGIGRQAALSFAAEGAMIIATDIETDAGKTLLADIAGRGGKASFAEHDVTSEDAWKAVIGDIRTLHGKLDVLINNAGIGMTGLIHEMDYDLWRKMMAVNVDGVFLGTKHALPLMRQAGSGNIINVSSVAGIRSTANFSCYCATKAAVKSFTKSTALECAEARDGIRVNSIHPGIISTAIWDTLIGTEESASSNMPRDATLAGMTGDAVPFGRTGTIQEIVNGMLFLASDEASYMTGAELVLDGGLTAG; translated from the coding sequence ATGGCGAACAGGTTCGATGGCAAGGTTGTCTGCATCACCGGCGCGGCAAAAGGGATCGGTCGTCAGGCAGCGCTGAGCTTCGCGGCAGAAGGCGCGATGATCATTGCGACTGACATAGAAACGGATGCCGGCAAGACGCTTCTGGCAGACATTGCCGGCAGGGGCGGCAAGGCGAGCTTTGCCGAGCACGACGTTACCTCAGAAGACGCATGGAAAGCGGTGATCGGCGACATCCGCACGCTGCACGGCAAGCTGGACGTTCTGATCAACAATGCCGGGATCGGGATGACGGGCCTTATCCATGAGATGGATTATGACCTCTGGCGCAAGATGATGGCGGTGAATGTCGACGGGGTCTTCCTCGGCACCAAGCACGCCCTGCCCCTCATGCGCCAGGCGGGTAGCGGCAATATCATCAATGTGTCGTCCGTGGCAGGCATTCGCTCCACCGCGAATTTTTCCTGCTATTGCGCGACCAAGGCGGCTGTGAAGAGCTTTACCAAGTCCACCGCCCTGGAATGCGCCGAAGCCAGGGATGGCATCAGGGTCAACTCGATCCATCCCGGCATTATCTCCACGGCGATCTGGGACACGCTGATCGGCACCGAAGAAAGCGCCTCCAGCAATATGCCGCGCGACGCCACGCTGGCGGGCATGACGGGCGACGCGGTGCCATTTGGCCGCACGGGCACGATACAGGAAATCGTCAACGGTATGCTGTTCCTCGCCTCGGACGAGGCGAGCTATATGACCGGCGCGGAACTGGTGCTGGATGGCGGGCTGACCGCCGGGTGA
- a CDS encoding hydroxymethylglutaryl-CoA lyase: MSRRIDIVEVGPRDGLQNDPGNLTTQQKLEFITRLEEAGVRRMESGSFVSPKAVPKMADSTEVFAGVDRSKPTRHIALALNEKGVRRAIDAKADEINFVLVAGEGFGKRNQGMSPSESADMLMQCAPLIHEVGIPLSATISVAFGDPYDGEVDPLVVGNLAARAQRAGVGELALGDTIGVATPWQVRSLIERVSMEAPDVFLRMHFHDTRGAALANVAAAVDAGVDVIDASCGGIGGCPFAPAATGNVATEDVVYMLERAGFETGLDLGKLIETAKWLETVLGHDVSSSLSKAGGFPA, from the coding sequence ATGAGCAGACGTATCGACATCGTGGAGGTCGGCCCCCGCGACGGGCTGCAGAACGATCCCGGCAATCTAACCACGCAGCAGAAGCTGGAATTCATCACACGGCTGGAAGAGGCAGGCGTGCGCCGGATGGAGTCTGGCAGTTTTGTCTCGCCAAAGGCCGTGCCCAAGATGGCGGACTCGACAGAGGTCTTCGCTGGCGTCGATCGATCAAAGCCAACCCGGCACATCGCGCTGGCCCTCAATGAGAAAGGCGTGCGCCGTGCCATCGACGCGAAAGCTGACGAGATCAATTTCGTCCTTGTGGCCGGCGAAGGCTTCGGGAAACGCAATCAGGGCATGAGCCCAAGCGAGAGCGCCGACATGCTGATGCAGTGTGCGCCGCTCATCCATGAGGTCGGCATTCCACTGTCGGCGACCATTTCTGTGGCCTTCGGTGACCCGTATGACGGCGAAGTCGATCCGCTTGTTGTCGGCAACCTCGCGGCCCGTGCGCAACGCGCTGGCGTCGGCGAACTTGCACTTGGCGACACGATAGGGGTCGCGACACCCTGGCAGGTGAGGTCGCTGATCGAGCGGGTCAGTATGGAAGCCCCGGACGTCTTCCTCCGCATGCACTTCCATGACACGCGCGGCGCAGCTCTCGCCAATGTCGCGGCCGCTGTCGATGCAGGGGTCGACGTTATCGATGCAAGCTGCGGCGGGATTGGCGGCTGTCCATTCGCGCCAGCGGCGACTGGAAATGTCGCGACCGAGGACGTCGTCTACATGCTCGAGCGCGCTGGTTTCGAGACGGGTCTCGACCTCGGCAAGCTGATCGAGACAGCGAAATGGCTGGAAACCGTGCTCGGTCACGACGTGAGCTCGAGTCTGTCGAAGGCCGGCGGATTTCCGGCCTAG
- a CDS encoding enoyl-CoA hydratase: protein MSAHEEIKTTTENGVLTIRLNRPDRLNAWTPKMAAEVEQAVRAAGDDDAVRVIVITGEGRGFCAGADMQGLQGIQSGGGEAPEADAPAPKDGIEQLYPGRFGYLYACPKPIIAAINGPCAGIGLIFALYADLRFANEDAKFTTAFAQRGLIAEHGIAWLLPRLIGEANALDLLLTARKFDGREAAQMGLVNAALPGGDLKAHVDGVAQHLATQVSPRSVAIMKRQIRESYFQDFAASLEIADEEMKNSFSAFDFKEGVASFVEKRAPAFQGR from the coding sequence ATGAGCGCGCATGAAGAGATCAAGACGACGACGGAAAACGGCGTTCTCACGATCAGGCTGAACCGGCCAGACAGGCTGAATGCCTGGACGCCGAAAATGGCGGCCGAGGTCGAGCAGGCGGTCCGCGCGGCGGGGGACGATGATGCGGTCCGCGTCATCGTGATCACCGGCGAAGGACGCGGCTTTTGCGCTGGCGCGGACATGCAGGGACTGCAAGGTATACAGTCCGGCGGCGGCGAAGCGCCGGAGGCCGACGCGCCCGCCCCCAAGGACGGCATCGAGCAGCTTTATCCGGGCCGGTTCGGCTATCTCTATGCCTGCCCGAAGCCAATTATCGCCGCGATCAACGGCCCTTGCGCGGGCATCGGCCTGATCTTCGCGCTCTATGCCGATCTTCGCTTTGCCAATGAAGACGCCAAATTCACGACCGCCTTTGCCCAGCGCGGGCTGATTGCAGAACATGGGATTGCCTGGCTGTTGCCGCGCCTCATCGGTGAGGCCAACGCGCTGGATCTGCTTCTCACGGCGCGCAAGTTCGATGGTCGGGAAGCCGCGCAGATGGGGCTCGTCAATGCGGCCCTGCCCGGCGGTGATCTCAAGGCGCATGTCGACGGCGTTGCGCAGCATCTTGCGACCCAGGTCTCGCCCCGCTCGGTCGCCATCATGAAACGCCAGATCCGCGAATCCTATTTTCAGGACTTCGCAGCCAGTCTTGAAATTGCCGACGAGGAGATGAAGAACAGCTTCTCGGCCTTTGACTTCAAGGAAGGCGTTGCCAGCTTTGTCGAGAAGCGTGCCCCTGCCTTTCAGGGGCGATAG
- a CDS encoding DUF421 domain-containing protein gives MMDWIATSWSAVGMVLLGGLGMYATVILLTRIFGLRSFSKMSGFDFAITIATGSILAAIFIAKDPPLLQGMAAMIILFAMQATVAELRKRFSFVEAIVDNRPRLIMWGGEIDETQMLKAKITRADLMAKLREANVTRFEQIHAVIAETTGDVSVLHGPPDETLETGLLDGVIGAERFRKVMGD, from the coding sequence ATGATGGACTGGATTGCAACGAGCTGGTCGGCGGTGGGAATGGTGCTTCTGGGCGGCCTTGGCATGTACGCCACGGTCATCCTGCTGACGCGTATCTTCGGGCTGCGCAGCTTTTCGAAAATGAGCGGCTTCGACTTTGCGATCACGATTGCGACCGGGTCGATCCTGGCGGCGATCTTCATCGCCAAGGACCCGCCACTGCTACAGGGCATGGCGGCCATGATCATCCTTTTCGCCATGCAGGCCACGGTCGCTGAATTGCGCAAGCGGTTCAGCTTTGTCGAAGCGATTGTCGACAACCGTCCGCGCCTGATTATGTGGGGCGGGGAAATCGACGAGACGCAGATGCTGAAAGCGAAGATCACCCGCGCTGACCTGATGGCAAAACTGCGCGAAGCCAATGTGACGCGCTTTGAGCAGATCCACGCGGTTATCGCTGAGACGACCGGCGATGTTTCTGTCCTGCATGGGCCACCTGATGAGACGCTTGAGACGGGCCTGCTGGACGGGGTGATCGGGGCCGAACGTTTCAGGAAAGTGATGGGTGATTGA
- a CDS encoding CaiB/BaiF CoA transferase family protein, with protein MPDTSVPAPLAGLRVIELGQLIAGPFCAQLLGDFGAEIIKVEAPDAPDPARGWGAAKKDGQSLFWPIIARNKKSLTLNLRTSEGQTILKQLAETADVLVENFRPGTLERWGLGPDVLHALNPRLVIARISGYGQTGPESAKAGYASVGEAKGGLRYMIGEPDRLPARAGVSLGDTMTGTFAALGTMMALFSREKTGKGQVVDAAIYESVMAFIESIIPEYALAGHTRERTGPILPRVAPSGVYPCADGMVIIGANQDTLFRRLAEMIGADWADDPRYATHDARGDNQIELDEKIAAWSGERTVADVLEQCETNGVPCGPVNTARDMLEDAHIKAREAIIRVAHPLLGEVPMQGVFPKLSATPGKVNHAGPELGADTADILSSLGIETSQQSRLREQGII; from the coding sequence ATGCCTGACACTTCAGTTCCCGCCCCGCTTGCTGGCCTGCGCGTCATTGAGCTTGGCCAGCTCATCGCCGGCCCGTTCTGCGCGCAGCTGCTTGGCGACTTTGGCGCCGAAATCATCAAGGTCGAAGCCCCGGATGCGCCTGATCCGGCGCGCGGCTGGGGCGCGGCGAAGAAAGATGGCCAGAGCCTTTTCTGGCCCATCATCGCCCGCAACAAGAAGTCGCTGACGCTGAACCTTCGCACGTCTGAAGGCCAGACCATCCTCAAACAGCTCGCCGAAACAGCCGATGTGCTGGTGGAAAACTTCCGCCCCGGCACGCTGGAGCGCTGGGGCCTGGGCCCGGACGTCCTGCACGCCCTCAATCCCCGTCTCGTGATCGCCCGCATCTCCGGCTATGGCCAGACGGGCCCCGAAAGCGCCAAGGCTGGTTATGCCAGTGTCGGTGAGGCAAAAGGCGGGCTTCGTTACATGATCGGCGAACCGGACCGCCTGCCAGCACGCGCCGGGGTCTCGCTCGGCGACACGATGACCGGCACGTTTGCCGCCCTCGGCACGATGATGGCGCTCTTCTCGCGGGAGAAAACCGGCAAGGGACAGGTCGTCGACGCCGCCATCTATGAAAGCGTCATGGCCTTTATCGAAAGCATCATTCCCGAATATGCGCTCGCCGGCCATACAAGAGAACGCACCGGTCCTATCCTGCCGCGCGTCGCCCCGTCGGGTGTCTATCCATGCGCAGACGGTATGGTCATCATCGGGGCCAATCAGGACACGCTTTTCCGGCGGCTGGCAGAAATGATCGGTGCCGACTGGGCCGATGATCCGCGCTACGCGACCCATGATGCGCGCGGCGACAATCAGATTGAGCTCGATGAGAAGATCGCCGCCTGGTCCGGGGAACGTACCGTAGCGGATGTCCTGGAGCAGTGCGAAACCAATGGTGTCCCCTGCGGCCCGGTCAACACGGCCCGCGACATGCTGGAAGACGCCCACATAAAGGCGCGTGAGGCGATCATCCGGGTCGCGCATCCGCTGCTCGGCGAGGTCCCCATGCAGGGCGTCTTCCCGAAACTCTCCGCCACCCCAGGCAAGGTCAATCATGCAGGCCCGGAGCTTGGCGCAGATACCGCCGACATCCTCTCCTCTCTCGGGATCGAGACCAGCCAGCAGTCGCGTCTGCGCGAACAAGGAATAATCTGA
- the hisI gene encoding phosphoribosyl-AMP cyclohydrolase, which produces MTALNPPLSGKDQDEAVDLRPKFNADGLLPAIAQDADTGEILMMAWMNEDALRQTIETGEAIYFSRSRGALWRKGETSGNTQSVAEILIDCDQDTLLLKVQQTGPACHTNRKSCFYRRVSGDGTLSFTS; this is translated from the coding sequence ATGACAGCGCTCAACCCCCCGCTCTCCGGCAAAGATCAGGATGAGGCCGTAGACCTCCGCCCCAAATTCAACGCTGATGGTCTCCTCCCTGCCATCGCGCAGGACGCAGACACCGGCGAGATCCTGATGATGGCCTGGATGAATGAAGACGCGCTTCGCCAGACAATCGAAACCGGCGAAGCGATCTATTTCTCCCGGTCGCGCGGCGCACTCTGGCGCAAGGGCGAAACCTCCGGCAATACGCAGTCCGTCGCCGAAATCCTCATCGACTGCGATCAGGACACGCTCCTTCTGAAAGTGCAACAGACCGGGCCTGCATGTCACACGAACCGGAAATCTTGCTTTTACCGGCGGGTCTCTGGCGACGGCACGCTTTCATTCACTTCATAG
- a CDS encoding N-acyl homoserine lactonase family protein: MNRFTLASLGALTLAMAACSPGEEPPEEMAPPPPPIDDSMDADGTAETDTSAMAAEPADALQLIKLDCGTIYVSDLDIFSVEGDYAGQTDTFTDTCWLVRHPDGDLLWDLGLPGELADAGEQTQSVFTVSLEKTISDQLIEMGLGMSDIEMVAISHSHFDHVGQAGDIDPSTTWLVNEAEYGEMFPASGGDGVEAESQFPAFEGLTRETIGPDHDVFGDGSVTIIETPGHTPGHSSLLVNLPETGPVLLTGDLYHREESREGARVPSFNFDVEATRASIKEFEARADELGAMVIIQHEPADTDDLPAVMK; encoded by the coding sequence ATGAATAGATTCACACTCGCCTCGCTTGGCGCGCTCACTCTGGCCATGGCGGCCTGTTCACCCGGCGAAGAGCCGCCAGAAGAAATGGCCCCGCCGCCGCCGCCGATCGACGACAGCATGGATGCTGATGGCACGGCAGAGACCGATACATCCGCAATGGCGGCTGAACCAGCCGACGCGCTCCAGCTCATCAAGCTCGATTGCGGCACGATCTATGTCTCGGACCTCGATATCTTCTCGGTCGAAGGCGACTATGCCGGCCAGACCGACACCTTCACCGACACGTGCTGGCTGGTGCGCCATCCAGACGGCGACCTTCTCTGGGATCTCGGCCTGCCGGGAGAGCTTGCCGACGCAGGCGAGCAGACCCAGAGTGTCTTCACCGTCTCGCTGGAAAAGACGATTTCAGACCAGCTCATCGAAATGGGCCTCGGCATGTCCGACATTGAGATGGTCGCCATCTCGCACAGCCATTTCGACCATGTCGGACAGGCAGGCGATATCGACCCGTCGACCACATGGCTGGTGAATGAGGCCGAATACGGCGAGATGTTCCCGGCATCCGGCGGTGACGGCGTCGAAGCTGAAAGCCAGTTCCCGGCCTTTGAAGGCCTGACCCGCGAAACCATCGGGCCGGACCATGATGTCTTCGGCGACGGCTCTGTCACCATCATAGAGACGCCCGGCCACACGCCCGGCCATTCCTCGCTACTGGTCAATTTGCCTGAAACGGGCCCGGTCCTCCTGACAGGTGACCTCTATCACCGCGAGGAAAGCCGTGAAGGCGCCCGCGTGCCATCCTTCAACTTCGATGTCGAAGCCACCCGTGCCTCGATCAAGGAATTCGAAGCGCGCGCAGATGAGCTTGGCGCCATGGTCATCATCCAGCATGAACCGGCCGATACTGACGACCTGCCTGCCGTGATGAAGTAG
- a CDS encoding alpha/beta hydrolase family protein, which translates to MPARPSICAALIMLAGCISLGKGPDETDVSARAHGAAETAEADAPAPTLMSWGDLTGRPLPEPSTSVRTGAGESDIVDVWLPEGAGPHPVVLMVHGGCWQKEIADRTLMNYAAKALRDEGMAVWNIEYRGVDETGGGYPGTFEDVARAVDALRTQGPGLGLDTSNIAAIGHSAGGHLALWAAARHRLAETSPLYDEVPFPIAGVVNTGGLADLEASASVTQAGCLADIMDTLTGAPSEGRANVLSDTSPAELLPIGVRQVSVNGGNDQIAPPVLGQGYTARAAAAGDDASYVEVAETGHVELVAPGTAAFDRQVAILKGMLGIAD; encoded by the coding sequence ATGCCAGCAAGACCATCGATTTGCGCAGCGCTGATAATGCTCGCCGGATGCATCTCTCTGGGTAAGGGACCGGACGAGACAGACGTAAGCGCCCGCGCCCATGGTGCAGCGGAAACTGCAGAAGCAGACGCGCCCGCCCCTACGCTGATGAGCTGGGGCGACCTCACGGGACGTCCTTTGCCAGAGCCGAGCACCAGCGTTCGGACGGGCGCGGGGGAAAGCGATATTGTGGATGTCTGGCTGCCGGAGGGCGCTGGCCCGCATCCGGTCGTGCTGATGGTGCATGGCGGGTGCTGGCAGAAGGAAATCGCCGACCGCACGCTGATGAATTACGCCGCAAAGGCGCTGCGCGATGAGGGCATGGCGGTCTGGAATATCGAGTATCGCGGCGTCGACGAGACGGGCGGCGGCTATCCCGGCACATTTGAGGATGTCGCGCGGGCGGTCGATGCGCTGAGGACGCAAGGACCGGGGCTTGGGCTGGATACCTCGAACATTGCGGCGATCGGGCATTCCGCCGGTGGGCATCTGGCACTCTGGGCGGCGGCGCGCCACAGGCTCGCGGAGACGAGCCCGCTTTATGATGAAGTCCCGTTTCCGATTGCGGGCGTGGTGAATACGGGCGGGCTTGCCGATCTTGAAGCCTCCGCGTCCGTGACGCAGGCGGGCTGTCTCGCCGACATCATGGACACGCTGACTGGCGCGCCGTCAGAGGGCCGTGCGAACGTGTTGTCTGATACATCGCCTGCCGAGCTGTTGCCGATCGGTGTGCGTCAGGTCAGCGTGAACGGCGGCAATGACCAGATTGCGCCGCCGGTCCTCGGGCAGGGATATACCGCACGTGCGGCGGCTGCGGGCGACGATGCGAGCTATGTCGAGGTGGCGGAAACCGGCCATGTCGAGCTTGTTGCGCCGGGGACGGCGGCGTTCGACCGGCAGGTTGCAATCCTTAAAGGTATGCTGGGGATTGCGGATTAG